CGGCGCGGGTCCTGGCAATTCGCGGTCGCCTGCCCGGTCGACTCGGTGCGCATCGACCCGGCGGCCGGTGCCCTGGTGCGGCCCGCCGCCGCGCCGCCGCCGCCGCTGGTGGTGCGCGGACCGGTGCCCCAGCCGGCCGGAGCCGACGGTGCAACGTTCACCCTGTTTCTCGCCGAAGAGCGCCAGGTCATTGTCAAAACGTACGATATATCAGGAAAGCTGGTTCAGGAATTCGACCTCGGCCGGGTCCCCGCCACACCGCTGTCGGCCGATCCGGCGACGGCACCGACCTGGACCTGGCGACCGGTCGGACCCGGGGGGCGGGCCCTGCCGTCGGGGTTGCTGCTGCTGGAATTCCGCGCCGGCACGAACCGGGTCGTGCCGCGGGTCGTGCTGGTGCGCTGACCCCGCGGGCGCCCGTGCGCGCTCAGTCGACCGGCACCAGCGGGGCGAAGCGGGGATTGATGTGCTTGCGGCCGCTGTCGCGGAAGTCGACCGTCACGAGCATGTCGTCGCCGGCGCCCTCGACGCGGCTGACGGTGCCGGTGCCGAAGATCCCGTGGCGCACGAGTTGGCCCTCGTAGTAGGGCGCAGCCTGGACCACGTCCTGGTCCCAGCCCGCATCGGTCGGCTGCGGCGACCGCGCCGCCCCCCGCCGGCCCCACTCCTCCGGACGCACGGCCGGGCCATTGCGCCCGCGGCCGCCGCCCCCGCCGAGGCCGCGGTGCTCCCGCGCCACCGAACCGCCGCCCCAGCCGTCGCCGCCCGCCCCGAAGAGGGTCCGGGCGATCGGCGCCTGCACCGAGTCGCCGCTGTCCAGGTGGCGCCGCTCGACCAGTTCGTCCGGCAGCTCGGCCAGGAAGCGCGAAGGCAGGCTGTCCTGCCAGGTGCCGAAGCGCCGGCGCCGGGCCGCGTGGAGCAGGTACACGCGCTTCTCCGCCCGCGTCAACGCCACGTAGAACAGGCGGCGCTCCTCCTCGAGACCGGCCTCGTCCTCGGCGCTGTTGATGTGGGGCAGGATGTCGTCCTCGCAGCCGGCGATGACGACCACGGGAAACTCCAGCCCCTTGGCCGTGTGGATGGTCATCAGGCGCACGACCCCCTCGTCGTCGCGGATGGTGTCCGGATCCGAGACCAGGGCCACCTGCTCGAGGAACTGGTCGAGGGTGCCGCCGCCCGAGCTCTCGTGGAAGCCGGCGGCGGCGTTGATGAGCTCGGCCACGTTCTCGGCCCGGGTCCCCGCCGACTCCGGGTCGTCCTGCTCGAGATGCCCCTGGTAGCCGGTGTCCGTGATGATCGCCGTCAGGAGTTCGGGCACCGGCTCGCCCTCGGCGGCCAGGCGCCGCCAGCGCGTGGCCATGTCGAAGAACTGGCGCACGCGCCTGCAGGCCGCCGGCGCGATCTGCTGCTCCAGGACCCCCGGGTCGGCCGCGGCCTGCCCGGGCGTCAGGTCGTGGGCCGCCGCCAGCTCCAGCAGGCGGCCGATGGTGGTGTCGCCGATCTTGCGCTTGGGCACGTTGATCACCCGCTGCAGGGCGATGACATCGGCCGGATTGGCCACCAGCTTCAGGTAGGCCAGCAGATCGCGCACCTCCTTGCGGTCGTAGAAGTGCAGGGAGCCGACGATCTGGTAGGGCAGGCTGGCGCGCCGCAGGGCGTCCTCCAGCACGCGGCTCTGGGCGTTGGTGCGGTAGAGCACGGTGATGTCGCCCCGGGTGAGCCCGCCCGACGTCTCGGCGCGCACGATGTCGACCAGGCGCGCGGCCTCGTCCTCGTCGTCGAAGAACTCCTCCTCGGTCAACTTGTCGCCCTCGGCGCCGGCGGTCCACAGGTTCTTGCCCTTGCGCTGCTTGTTGTGGGCGATGACCTCGTTGGCCGCCTTGAGGATGGTGCCCGTCGAGCGGTAGTTCTGCTCGAGCCGGAAGGTGGCCGCGCCCGGGAAGTAGTCGTCGAAATGGATCATGTTCTCGATGCGCGCGCCCCGCCAGCTGTAGATGCTCTGGTCGTCGTCTCCCACGGCGAAGACGTTGCCGTGGGCGCTCGACAGGGCCTTGACCATGAGCAACTGCAGGGGGTTGGTGTCCTGGAACTCGTCCACCATCACGTGGCGGAAGCGCCCGGCGTACTTCTCGCGGACCGGCTCGACCTGCTCCAGGAGGTGCACGCAGCGCAGGATCAGGTCGTCGAAATCCAGGGCGTTGTTCTTGTCGAGGGCCCGGACGTAGCCCTCGTACAGGTCGGCGTACTTCTCGTCGATGAAGCTGCGCGCCTGGGCCCGCGCCGCGGCGGGATTGATATCCTCGTTCTTCCACTTGCTGATCACGGCACGGGTCGCGTTGGGCGTGAACTGCTTGGGGTCGATGTTCAGGTCGCCCATGACCTGCTTCAGGAGGCGCTTGCTGTCGTCGGTGTCGAAGATGGAGAAGCCTGACTGGATACCGATGTGGTGCCCGTCGCTGCGCAGGATCTTCAGGCCGGTGGCGTGGAAGGTGCCGATCCAGAACGGGGCGCGGCCCTCGCCGAGGGTCTCGCCCA
This DNA window, taken from bacterium, encodes the following:
- a CDS encoding UvrD-helicase domain-containing protein, yielding MTDFLNRMNDAQRAAVTAPDGPVLVVAGAGSGKTRVLTTRIQWLMSERDVRAGEILAFTFTNKAAREMKERVGETLGEGRAPFWIGTFHATGLKILRSDGHHIGIQSGFSIFDTDDSKRLLKQVMGDLNIDPKQFTPNATRAVISKWKNEDINPAAARAQARSFIDEKYADLYEGYVRALDKNNALDFDDLILRCVHLLEQVEPVREKYAGRFRHVMVDEFQDTNPLQLLMVKALSSAHGNVFAVGDDDQSIYSWRGARIENMIHFDDYFPGAATFRLEQNYRSTGTILKAANEVIAHNKQRKGKNLWTAGAEGDKLTEEEFFDDEDEAARLVDIVRAETSGGLTRGDITVLYRTNAQSRVLEDALRRASLPYQIVGSLHFYDRKEVRDLLAYLKLVANPADVIALQRVINVPKRKIGDTTIGRLLELAAAHDLTPGQAAADPGVLEQQIAPAACRRVRQFFDMATRWRRLAAEGEPVPELLTAIITDTGYQGHLEQDDPESAGTRAENVAELINAAAGFHESSGGGTLDQFLEQVALVSDPDTIRDDEGVVRLMTIHTAKGLEFPVVVIAGCEDDILPHINSAEDEAGLEEERRLFYVALTRAEKRVYLLHAARRRRFGTWQDSLPSRFLAELPDELVERRHLDSGDSVQAPIARTLFGAGGDGWGGGSVAREHRGLGGGGGRGRNGPAVRPEEWGRRGAARSPQPTDAGWDQDVVQAAPYYEGQLVRHGIFGTGTVSRVEGAGDDMLVTVDFRDSGRKHINPRFAPLVPVD